A stretch of the Vitis riparia cultivar Riparia Gloire de Montpellier isolate 1030 chromosome 13, EGFV_Vit.rip_1.0, whole genome shotgun sequence genome encodes the following:
- the LOC117927933 gene encoding cytosolic sulfotransferase 15-like, which yields MEKSEVPQEEPCKDDEFQKLLLTLPEERNWDGTSLYLYQGFWYPSIAIKPVFSFQQHFQALGSDLILASTPKSGTTWLKALTFSILNRTRYALKDSPLHTTSPHDLVPFVEFDVYLKNKSPNLMLLPSPRIFATHVPYGSLPSSIKESNCRIVYVCRNAVDQLISYWHFALKLRRGNVKPLSLDEGFEKFCHGVHSFGPFAEHVLGYWKANLDRPKNVLFLKYEDMKEDVFSHTKRLAEFLGCPFSAMEEKQGVIQEICGLCSFENLKDLEVNKSGKRPSGVPNSAFFRNGKVGDWGDHLSPSKAEYLEKLIEEKLSGSGLTLKICPKFQKEDECKPSSETGA from the coding sequence ATGGAGAAATCAGAAGTTCCCCAGGAAGAGCCCTGCAAGGATGATGAGTTTCAAAAGTTGCTACTAACCCTTCCTGAAGAGAGAAACTGGGATGGCACTTCTCTCTATCTATACCAAGGCTTTTGGTACCCTTCTATCGCAATTAAGCCCGTCTTCTCCTTTCAACAACACTTCCAAGCACTGGGCTCCGATTTAATTCTGGCCAGCACTCCTAAATCAGGTACCACTTGGTTAAAAGCTCTCACCTTCTCAATCCTCAATCGCACACGTTACGCTCTCAAGGACAGCCCCTTGCACACTACCAGTCCTCACGACCTTGTACCTTTCGTTGAGTTTGACGTTTACTTGAAAAACAAGTCTCCAAATCTCATGCTTCTTCCCTCCCCAAGAATCTTTGCTACCCACGTACCATATGGATCGCTCCCATCTTCCATTAAGGAGTCCAACTGTCGAATTGTATATGTGTGTCGGAATGCTGTGGACCAACTCATCTCCTATTGGCATTTTGCCCTCAAGCTTCGACGTGGAAACGTGAAGCCACTCTCACTGGATGAAGGCTTTGAAAAATTCTGTCACGGAGTCCACAGCTTTGGACCCTTTGCGGAGCATGTATTGGGGTATTGGAAGGCAAACTTAGACAGACCAAAGAATgtgttatttttgaaatatgaagACATGAAAGAGGATGTCTTTTCTCACACCAAAAGGTTGGCCGAGTTCTTGGGATGTCCATTTTCTGCCATGGAAGAGAAACAAGGGGTTATACAAGAAATATGCGGGTTGTGTAGTTTTGAGAATTTGAAGGATTTGGAGGTGAACAAGAGTGGTAAACGTCCCTCCGGGGTTCCAAATTCCGCCTTTTTCAGGAATGGTAAGGTGGGAGATTGGGGAGATCATCTGAGTCCTTCAAAGGCTGAATACTTGGAGAAGTTAATTGAAGAAAAGCTGAGTGGTTCAGGTTTAACCCTGAAAATTTGTCCCAAGTTCCAAAAGGAGGACGAGTGTAAGCCTAGCTCTGAGACGGGGGCATAA